One Actinomycetospora corticicola genomic window, GGACGTCCTGATCAACAACGCCGGCCTCATGGCCGTCCCGTTCCAGCGCACCGTCGACGGCTTCGAGATGCAGTTCGGGACGAACGTGCTCGGCCACGTCGCGTTGACCGGGCTGCTGCTCGACCGGCTGACCGACCGCGTGGTGACCCTGTCGAGCCTGGCGCATCGGCTCGGCTCGATCCGGCTCGACGACCTCAACTGGGAGCGTCGGCGCTACCAGCGCTGGCTCGCGTACGGCCAGTCGAAGCTCGCGGACCTGATGGTCGCCTACGAGCTCGAGCGCCGCTTCGTCGCGGCGGGCTCGTCGCTGCGGTCGATGGCCGCGCACCCCGGCTACAGCGCCACCAACCTGCAGTCGCGCACCGAGTCCTTCCAGGACACGGTCATGGGCGTGCTCAACCGGATCGTCGCCCAGGGCCCGGAGATGGGGGCCCTGCCCGAGCTGTACGCGGCGACCGTGCCGGATCTGCCGGGCGGCGTGTACATCGGCCCGGACGGCCCCGCCGAGTCGTGGGGCCACCCGATCCCGGTGGGGTCGACCGCCGCGTCGCACGACCGGGATGTCCAGAAAGCGCTCCTCCTGGCCTGCGAGGAGCTGACCGGTGTGACGGTCGCCGTATCCTGACGCGGCCGTTCGGGGGACACACCTCGCAGATCGCCGCCCGACCGTCGCACCCCGCCTCCGATTGGGCATGATCGGCGCGTGAGCGACGGAGCGGAGCGCGGTGACGACGCGTCGGGCAACCCGACGCCGTTGGCCGTCCTGCGTCGGCTCGTGGCCGAGGAGTCACCGCTCGCACCCATCCACGCGGCGACGCACGCGCGGCTGACCCGGGTGGAGCGGGGCTGCTGCGAGGCCCGGATGCCCACCACGATCGGCGACGGGCTGCTCGAGTCGCTGCTGATCCTCGCGGACTTCGTCCTCGGGGTGTCGTACTCGAGCAGCCTGCGGGCGGGCGACCGGATCGTCACCGTGCGGCTCGGGGTCCAGCTCATCGGGCGACCGCTGCCGGGCGACGACCTCGTCGCCACCGGCACGCTCGACGACGCCAGTCGGGGCGTCGGCCTGAGCTCGGCCACCATCACCGACCGCGACGGCGTCACGATCGCCCGGTGCGTCGGCCGCAACGCCGTCCTGACCGACGGGCTGGCCGAGCAGTACGGCCGCACCGCCCCGCAGTGGGCGAAGCGCGCCTCGGGCTGGCGGCTGCTCATGCCGCACCGCGGGGAGGACCCCACCCGCGACGGCACCACGATGATCGCGCACCCCGACATGGCGACCCGGAACTCCGCGGGCGTCGTGCAGGGCGGGGCCCTGGCCGGCCTGGCCGCCCGGGGGCTCTCGCACGCCCTGGACACCATCCCGGACGACTTCGCGATCAGCTTCGTCCGCCCGGTCCGCCCCGGCGACCACCCGGTGATGTGCCGGGTCGTGGTCGAGCACGGGGGCCGGCGGATGCGGGTCGGCCGCGCCGAGCTCGTCGACGACCGCGGACGCCTCCTCGCGACGGCGAACGGGACCTCGTTCCGGCACTGAGGCCGGGGTTCGGGCGCTGAGGTCGGGCGTCGGGCGCCGAGGTCGGGTGTCAGGCGCTGATCGGGTCGGCGCCCTCCGCGGCCGCTGCCCGGGCTGCGCCCGCCCGGGCGGAGCGCCTGCCCCAGACCGTGGTCGCGACGACGAGGCCGCCGATCACGACCGCGGGGACCACCGCGTTCACCACGACCATCGTGGCCACCGGGAGCAGGAAGGTCAGCACGCCGCGCACCACGGCCTCGCCGAGCAGCCCGAGGCCCCACATCGCGGTCATCCCGCGCTGCGTGCGCCGGAACCCCTCGTACCGCCAGAGCCCCTCCCACCAGGCGAGACGCCCCGGATCGCCGTTGGTGGCGAAGCGGCGGCCGAAGTAGAACATCACCGGCCGCCGGGCCAGCAGGCTGCCGAGGAACACCAGGCCGATCAGCCCCGTGAGCGCCGACTCCTTGAGCAGCAGCAGCCGCGGGTCGTCGAACAGCAGCGAGGTCAGCGCCCCGATCACGATCACCGTCAGGATGAAGACGCTGAACTCGTCGAGCCGCCGCCGGAACACCACGGAGAGCACGCTGCTGAGGACCGGACCGATCGCCCCGAGCAGCAGGGCCGGGACCTCGCCGACCCCCGCACCGGTCGCGACGTCGTAGACGACGATCGGCGCGGCGATGTCCAGCACCGCCATCGACACCCAGGGAAGGACCTTCGCGAGCATCGACGCCCCCGTCGTGTGACAGAATAGCTCCCGACCGTGAGCGAGAACGTACACCGAAATCGCCGCCAGGGATCCCCCGCCGCCCTGGTCGCCGCCCTCTTCGGCACGGCGGGGCGCACCGACCTGCCCGGGCCGGCCCTCGTCGCCCTTCTCGGCGACCTCGGCCTGCGTCCCGAGGCCGCGCGCCGCGCCCTGGCCCGCATGCGCGACGCGGGTCAGCTGACCACCACCCGCCACGGTCGCCGGGTGGACCACCACCTCGCCGGCGCCTTCGGGGCCTCGGTACTGCGCCTGCGCGACGACCGCGGGCAGGTGCCGGCCTGGGACGGTGCGTTCCACACGCTGCTGCACCACGTGCCCGAGTCGGCCCGCCCGTACCGCGACCGGCTCCGCCGCGCCGCCGTGCTCGTCGGCTACGGCCCCTGGCAGCCCGGGGTGCTCCTCTGCCCGGTGGACCGCTCCGACGCGCTGCGCGAGGTGCTCGCCGACGTGCCGCCGGACGCGTCGGTCGTGCTCGGGCGGCTGGTTCCCGACGACGGGTGGGTCGGCCCGGGTGGGAGCGGCGGGACGTCGTCGACCGCCGTGGCCGCGGCGATGGCCCGCCGGGCGTGGGCGCTCGACGAGGTCGCCGACGATCTCCGGGCCCACCTCGCCCGGCTCACCGCCGTCCTCGACGATCCGGTCCCGGACGACGGGGCGGTGGCCCTCAAGCGTCTGTCCGACGCCACCGGGCCGGTGTACGTCGACCTGCTCCGCGACCCGGGGCTGCCCGCCGAGCTCGTACCGGCCGACTGGCCGGGGGCGGAGCTGCGGGCGGTACTGGGGCGGGTCGCCCTGGCCTTCCTGCCGACCGTCGTCGCCCACGTGCACGCCCGGATCGCCGCCGCGGGCTGATCCGGCCGCCCCCGAGGTTCACGTGGAGCAGGTCCCGGGGGCTCCGCCCATGCCTGGTGTGTATCTCGGCGGAGGACGGGCTGATCCGGCCGCGCCGAGATGCACGTAGCGCAGGTTCCGAGCGGCCTGGGGATGCCTGGTGTGCACCTCGGCGGCGGGGGAGGCGACCGGCGCAACGCCACCGGCACCGTCCCGGCGTCGGGAATCCCCCCATGGACATCACGGGCGCAGCCGACCTAGCGTGACCTGGCTGACACTCGACGTGGAGGAGAGCCCGTGAGCAGGCTGCGGTTCGGCACGTTCCTCGCCCCGTTCCACCGCGCCGGGGAGAACCCGACGCTCGCGCTGCAGCGCGATCTGGAACTCATCGAGCACCTCGACCGCCTCGGCGTCGACGAGGCGTGGATCGGCGAGCACCACTCGGCCGGGAGCGAGATCATCGCGTCACCGGAGATCTTCATCGCGGCCGCGGCGGAGCGCACGAAGCGCATCAAGCTGGGCACGGGCGTGACCTCGGCGGCGTACCACAACCCGCTCTGGGTGGCCGACCGGATGGTCCTGCTCGACCACCTCACGCGCGGCCGGACGATGCTCGGTGTGGGCCCCGGCTCGCTCCCGAGCGACTCGTCGATGATCGGGCTGAACCCGACCGAGACGCGCGAGCTGCTCGACGTCAACCTCGACATCATCATGCGCCTGCTGGCCGGCGAGACGGTCACCGCGCAGACCAAGACCCACAACCTCGTCGAGGCCCGCCTGCAGCTGCGGCCCTACACCGAGCCCTGCTTCGACATCGTCGTCGCCGCGGTGGCCTCGCCGACCGGGCCGCGGATGGCCGGCCGGCACGGGGTCGGCCTGCTCAACATCGGCGCGACGATGACCCAGGACGGGTTCGACGCGCTGGCCCACCACTGGAACGTGGTGAAGGAGCGTGCCGAGCACTACGGCCAGCCCGAGCCCGATCGCGACAAGTGGCGCCTCGTCGGCCTCATGCACATCGCGGAGACCAAGGAGCAGGCCTACCGCGACGTCGAGTACGGCATCGAGAACTGGTTCCGCTACTTCCAGAAGACGGCGGCGTTCCCGCAGATGGCGGTCGAGGGCGGCGACGTCAAGGAGATGATCGACTTCATCAACGAGGCCGGCATCGGCGCCATCGGTACCCCCGACGACGCGCGCGCCCAGGTCCAGCGCCTGGCCGACCAGTCGGGCGGGTTCGGCGCGATGCTGCTCCTCGGCCACGAGTGGGCCAACCCGGAGGCGACGAAGCGGTCCTGGGAACTCCTCGCGCAGAACGTCATGCCCCACTTCCAGGGCACGACGTGGGGCGGGGTGTCGCACGCCGAGTCGACCCAGCAGGCCAAGGAGCGCGCCGGGCTGCGCCGCGACGAGTACGCGGCCACCCAGCTCAGCGCCGTCGACCACATGACGCAGAAGTACGCCGACGAGGTGGCGTCGAAGAACTGACCGCCCCCTCCGTGGCAGGAAAGCGTCGTTGCTGTCGTCCAGCGGGAGGATCGCCGCATCGTCGTGGCGGTCAGCCGCCCGAGAATGTGGCATGACTGTCACTGGACGCCGGCAACGACGCTTTCCTGGCACCGGTGCGGCTAGGGTCTCGGCCGTGCTTCGCCCGACCGGACCGGCCACCCGCGCCTCGTGAGCGTCACCGTCGTCGGCATCGGCGCCGACGGGTGGCCCGGCCTCACCCCACCCGCGCGCACGGCCTGTGCGAAGGCCGCCGTCGTGCTCGGGGCCCCGCGCCAGCTCGACCTGCTGCCCACCGAGGTGACCGCCCGGCGCGAGGAGTGGCCCGCGCCGTTGATGCCGTCGTTGCCGAGCCTGCTCGAGCGTCTCGGCGGTGACGAGCTCGTCGTCCTCGCCAGCGGTGACCCGATGTTCTTCGGGATCGGCACGAGCGTCCTGCGACTGCGTCCCGACGCGACGGTGGTGCCGCATCCCTCGTCGGTCGCGTTCGCGTGCGCGCGGATGGGCTGGGCGGAGCAGGACGCCGTGGTGGTCTCGGCGGTCGGGCGCCCGCTCGAGGCGGTGCGCGCCGCCCTCGCGCCACGCCGACGACTGCTCGTGCTCGCCGACTCGGGTGCACTGCCCGGTCGGCTCGCGGCGCTGCTCGTCGGCGCCGGCTACGGCGAGGCCCGCCTGTCCGTGCTCGGGTCGCTCGGCGCCGAGCACGAGACCCGTGTCGACGGCGTCGCGGCGAGCTGGAACGCCCCCGACGGCGACCCGCTCGCGGTCGTCGCCGTCGACTGCCCCGCCCTTCCCGACGACGGGTTGCTCGGCCGGGTGCCCGGTCTCCCCGACGAGGCCTACGTGCACGACGGTCAGCTGACCAAGGCCGAGATGCGGGCCCTGTCGGTGGCCGCGCTGCGCCCGCTGCCCGGGCAGCTCCTGTGGGACGTCGGCGGGGGAGCGGGGTCCATCGGCATCGAGTGGTGTCGCGCCGAACCGACCGCGCGCGCGATCGCGGTCGAGTCCCGGGAGGACCGCGCGGCCCGGATCGCGGAGAACGCCGCAGCACTCGGGACGCCGGGGGTACGGGTCGTGCCGGGCCGCGCGCCGGGGGTGCTGGCCGGCCTCGAGGCGCCCGACGCGGTCTTCGTCGGCGGCGGGGTGTCCGCGCCCGGCATGCTCGAGGCGTGCCGACGGGCGCTGCGCCCCGGCGGGCGGCTCGTGGTCAACGCCGTGACGCTCGAGGGCGAGGCGGCGCTCGTCGCGGCGCACGCCGAGTACGGCGGCGAGGTGCGGCGGATCGCCATCTCGCGTGGCCGACCCGTGGGCCGGTACGTGGGGTGGAAGGCGCTCGCCCCGGTCACGCAGTGGGTGCTGCACGTGCGCGATGCCGGTGGTGCCCGCACCACGTCCGATCTCGGCGGGATGACCCCGCCGCCCTGGAGGCAGCAGTGACCGTCCGGTTCGTCGGCGCGGGCCCCGGGGCCGCCGACCTCATCACGATCCGCGGGCTGCGGGCGATCGCCACGAGCCCGGTGTGCCTGTACGCCGGGTCGCTCGTGCCGGAGGACCTGCTCGCCCAGTGCCCGCCGCACGCCCACAAGGTCGACACCGCCCGCCTGACCCTCGACGAGATCGTCGCCGAACTCGTCGCCGCCGACGCCGCGGGCCACGACGTCGCCCGCCTGTGTTCCGGCGACCCCGCCGTCTTCTCCGCGGTCGCCGAGCAGACCCGCCGGCTCGACGAGGCCGGGATCGCCTGGGAGATCGTGCCCGGGGTCCCCGCCTTCTCCGCCGCCGCCGCGGCGCTGCGCACCGAGCTGACCGTGCCCGGCGTCGGGCAGTCCGTCGTCCTCACCCGCGACGCCGCGAACGCCACCCCGATGCCCGAGGGCGAGTCGCTCGACGTCTGGGCCGCCACCGGCGGGACGCTCGTCCTGCACCTCGCCGTGCAGCGGTGCGCGGAGGTCGTCACCACCCTGCTGCAGCACCGCCCGCCGCACGAGCCGGTGGCCGTGGTCGCCCGCGCCTCGCGCGACGACGAGCTCGTGCTGCGCGGCACGCTCGCCGACATCGCGGAGCAGGTCGAGGCCGCCGGGGTGAAGCGGACCGCGGTGATCGTGGTCGGACCCGTCGTCGGGCGGGACACGGGCTGCGAGTCGCACCTCTACTCGGCGCAGCGCGTTCGTCCGTGAGCGAGCCCGGCCCTCCGAGCGAACGGCACTCTCGCGCAGCTAGAAGCTGCGAGAGTGCCGCTCGTTCAGGACGGCGGGTGCTCGTCCTCGGCGGCACCGCCGAGGCGCGGGCGCTCGCCGACGTCCTGACCGCCCGCGGCCACCCCGTCACCACCTCCCTCGCCGGGCGCACCCGCGATCCCCGGCTGCCCGCCGGAGAGATCCGCTCGGGCGGGTTCGGGGGAGCGGCCGGCCTCGCAACGGCGCTGGAGCACACCGACCTGCTCGTCGACGCCACCCACCCCTTCGCCGCGCGCATGACCGACCACGCCGCGCAGGCCGCCGCCGCCACCGGCACGCCCTGGGTGGTGCTGCGCCGACCCGGCTGGACCGAGCAGCCCGGCGACCGCTGGCACCGGGTCCCGACGACGGGTGCCGCGTCCGGCGAGCTCGGCCACGCCCAGAGCGTCTTCCTCGCGATCGGACGTCAGGGCGTGCATCACTTCGTCCACCTCGACCACGTCCGCCTCGTCCGCGCCATCGAGCCGCCGGACGTCCTGCCACCGCACGCCCACCTGATCCTCCGACGCGGACCGTTCGCCCTGGAGGACGAGCGCGCGCTGCTCGCGGAGCACCGGATCGACACGATCGTCGCGAAGGACTCCGGCGGCGCCACGGAGGCCAAGCTGATCGCGGCGCGGGAGGCGGGCCTCGTCGTCGTGCTGGTGGATCGCCCTGCGCCGCCCGGGGGAGCGGTGGTCGTCGAGGACGTCGACAGCGCCGTCGAGTGGGTCGAGAGCACACCGATCCACTGACCTGACGTACCGCGAGCACACGGTGCGGCGGGTCACGGAGGTCCTAGTGTCGCCGGTCATGTCCTCCGTGTCCGAATCCGGCAACCCCGGAACGCCACCCACCGAACGCCGCTCCGTGGTCCGCATCGTGGCCGCGAGCATGCTCGGCACCACCGTCGAGTGGTACGACTTCTTCCTCTACGGCGTCGCCGCCGCCGTCGTCTTCCCGGCCGTGTTCTTCCCGGCCGCCGACCCCGTCGCGGGCACCCTGCTGTCCTTCGGCACGTTCGCCATCGGGTTCATCGCCCGACCGCTCGGCGGCCTCGTCTTCGGCCACTACGGCGACAAGATCGGCCGCAAGAAGCTGCTGGTCCTGAGCCTGCTCATGATGGGGATCTCGACGTTCCTCATCGGCGTGCTGCCCAGCTACGCGACCGCCGGGGTCCTCGCCCCGACCCTGCTCATCCTCCTGCGCCTGATCCAGGGCTTCGCGCTCGGCGGCGAGTGGGGCGGCGCGGTCCTCATCGTGTCCGAGCACGGGGACGCGAGGAACCGTGGGTTCTGGGCCAGCTGGCCGCAGGCCGGGGCGCCCGCCGGGCAGCTGCTCGCGAACGGGCTGCTGGCCGCGCTCGCCGTGTTCCAGTCCGAGGAGGCGTTCCTCGCCTGGGGTTGGCGCATCCCGTTCCTGCTCTCCGCCGTCCTCGTGCTGATCGGGCTCTACGTCCGGCTCTCGGTCGAGGAGTCACCGATCTTCCAGGCCGCTCGCGCGAAGGCCGAGGCGGCTGCCGAGGGAGCTCCGCCGGCCCCGCCCATCCTCGAGGTGATCAGGCGGTACCCGCGCGAGGTGCTGGTCGCGATGGGCGCCCGGTTCGCCGAGAACGTCTCGTACTACCTGTTCACCATCGTCATCTCGACGTACATGAAGCAGCAGTACGGCCTGCCGTCGTCGTTCGTGCTCAACGCCGTGCTGATCGGCGCCGCCGTGCACATCGTGACGATCCCGCTCTGGGGCGCGGTGTCCGACCGGATCGGCCGTCGCCCGACCTACGTGATCGGCGCGGTCGGCGTCGGGGTGTGGGGCTTCGCGTTCTTCGGCCTGCTCGACACGCAGAGCTTCGGGCTGACCGCGCTCGCCGTCGTGATCGGCCTCGTGTTCCACGGCGCGATGTACGGGCCGCAGGCGGCGTTCCTGTCCGAGCTGTTCGGCACGCGCGTGCGCTACTCCGGGGTGTCGATCGGCTACCAGCTGGCCTCCGTCGCCGCGGGCGGGCTCGCGCCGATCATCGCGGTCGCCCTGCTGGGTGCCACCGGCTCGGGCCAGTCGATCGCGGCCTACCTCGCGGTGTGCTCGGTGATCACGCTCGTCGCGGTGTTCTCCTACTCCGAGACGCGCGACCGCGACCTCGGGGCGGACGACGGGGTCGTCACCGGGGCGAGCGGAGCGACGGGGGATGGTTCCGAGCCGACCCGACCCGCCGTCGGGACGTAGCGGGCCGGGGCGAGCGGAGCGACGGGGGAGAGGGCTGGTGCCCAGGGCGTCCGGGGTGCTCCCATGCACCGTGCTCGTGGACGCCCTGCGGCTGCTCGCCGCCGACGGCCCGGCCGCCGACCTCGAACGCGCCGCGGCGTCGCTCGCGGGCTCCGACCCGGAGACGGCGGCGCTGGTACTGCGCGTGCGGGCGACGATCGAGGCGGGCCGGCGGCGGGAGGCCGAGCTCGCGGCGCTGGTCGACACCGCGCGCGACCTCGCGGGCGAATCCGACCCCGGTCTCGTCCTCGACGCGATCGTCCGACGGGCCCGGGCGCTGCTCGGCACCGACGTCGCCTACCTGACCCTCTACGACGCCGGGCGCGGCGACACCTTCATGCGCGCGACGGCGGGCTCGGTGTCGGCCGCGTTCCAGGGGCTGCGGCTGCCGGTCGGGGCGGGCCTCGGCGGCCTGGTGGCGCAGTCCCGGCACGCGCACTGGACCACCCGCTACCCGGCCGACCCCCGCTACCGGCACACGGACGAGATCGACGCGGCGGTGTCCGAGGAGGGGATCGTCGCGATCTGCGGGACGCCGCTGCTGGTCGGCGAGGAGTTCGTCGGGGTGCTGTTCGCCGCGAACCGCTCCGCACGTCCCTTCACCCCCGACGACGTCGCCCTGCTCGGCTCGCTCGCGGCCCTCGCGGCCGTGTCGCTCACCCAGACCCGGGCGGCCGCGGAGACGGCGACGGCCCTGGCGGGGCTGCGGGCCGCGCACGCCGACCTCGCCCGGGCGGCGGACGCGCACGACCGGTTCGCCGCGCTCGTCCTCGGCGGCGGCGACGTCACCGACCTCGCCGCCGCCCTCGCCGACCTGCTGGACGGGTGGGTGCGGGTGGTCGACGACGGCGGGGCGCCGATCGCGACGGCCGGTCCGGTCCCGGACGACCTCGACGTCGCCGCCTGTGTGCACGCCGCAGCGGCCGACCCCGGCCGGCTCGTGGCGGTCGCTGGTGCGGAGGCCGTGACGGTCGTGGCCGCCCACCAGCAGCTCGCCACCCTCGTCGTCGCCCCGCCCGCCCCCGGTGCCGCCTCGCAGGGGCCCCGCTCCCGGATCGTCGAGCGCGCGGCCACCGTCAGCGCGCTGGTCCTGCTCTTCCGGGCGCAGGCCTCGGAGTCCGAGCAGCGCCACCGCGGGGAGGCGCTGCTCGAACTGCTGGGCGGCGACACCCCGAGCGCCGCCCTGCGCGACCGGGTCCGCGCCCTGGGCGTCGAGATCCGCCGCCCGCACCGGGTCCTCGTCGCCCGGTGCGCCGAGCACGAACGCGCGCGCCTGGCCGTCGACGCCGCCCACGCGGTCGGCCGGTCCGGGCTGGTGGCGGAGCGCCCCGACGCGGTGGTCGTGCTCCTTCCCGACGACGAGGCGGGTCGGCTGGCCGAGGACCTCGCCCGTCCGGCGTCGGACGGGTCGGCCCCGGTGACCGTCGGGGTGTCCGAGCCGGTGCTCCCGGCCGAGGGGCTGGTCGGGGCGGCCGCCGACGCCCGCCGGGCGGCCGAGGCGCTCGTGGCGCTCGGCCGGGAAGGGCGGGCCGGGTCGGTCGCCGAGCTGGGCTTCGCGGCCCTCCTGCTCTCGCGCAGCCCCGACGTCGGCGGATACGTGGAGAGCGTGCTCGGGCCGCTCCTCGAGCACGACCGTCGCCGCGGCACCGACCTCGTCGGCACCCTCGCGGCCTGGTTCGCCGCCGGCCGGTCCCCGACGCGGGCGGCGAGCACGCTGCACGTGCACGTCAACACGGTCACCCAACGGCTGGACCGGGTCCGCGCGGTGCTGGGGGAGGACTGGCAGGACCCCGAGCGCACCCTCGAGCTGCACCTCGCGCTGCGGCTGCGGGGCCTGGCGCGCTGAGGGAATGCGGTGGGACCCCGCGGAGTTGGGGCGGCTAGAGTAGTTGACAGTTCAACTTCAGGAGGTCGTCATGCAGTTCGGGGTCTTCACCGTCGGCGACGTGACGCCCGACCCGACCACGGGCCGCGAGCCGACCGAGGCCGAGCGCATCCGCGCGATG contains:
- a CDS encoding PaaX family transcriptional regulator C-terminal domain-containing protein — translated: MSENVHRNRRQGSPAALVAALFGTAGRTDLPGPALVALLGDLGLRPEAARRALARMRDAGQLTTTRHGRRVDHHLAGAFGASVLRLRDDRGQVPAWDGAFHTLLHHVPESARPYRDRLRRAAVLVGYGPWQPGVLLCPVDRSDALREVLADVPPDASVVLGRLVPDDGWVGPGGSGGTSSTAVAAAMARRAWALDEVADDLRAHLARLTAVLDDPVPDDGAVALKRLSDATGPVYVDLLRDPGLPAELVPADWPGAELRAVLGRVALAFLPTVVAHVHARIAAAG
- the cobM gene encoding precorrin-4 C(11)-methyltransferase, giving the protein MTVRFVGAGPGAADLITIRGLRAIATSPVCLYAGSLVPEDLLAQCPPHAHKVDTARLTLDEIVAELVAADAAGHDVARLCSGDPAVFSAVAEQTRRLDEAGIAWEIVPGVPAFSAAAAALRTELTVPGVGQSVVLTRDAANATPMPEGESLDVWAATGGTLVLHLAVQRCAEVVTTLLQHRPPHEPVAVVARASRDDELVLRGTLADIAEQVEAAGVKRTAVIVVGPVVGRDTGCESHLYSAQRVRP
- the cbiE gene encoding precorrin-6y C5,15-methyltransferase (decarboxylating) subunit CbiE — its product is MSVTVVGIGADGWPGLTPPARTACAKAAVVLGAPRQLDLLPTEVTARREEWPAPLMPSLPSLLERLGGDELVVLASGDPMFFGIGTSVLRLRPDATVVPHPSSVAFACARMGWAEQDAVVVSAVGRPLEAVRAALAPRRRLLVLADSGALPGRLAALLVGAGYGEARLSVLGSLGAEHETRVDGVAASWNAPDGDPLAVVAVDCPALPDDGLLGRVPGLPDEAYVHDGQLTKAEMRALSVAALRPLPGQLLWDVGGGAGSIGIEWCRAEPTARAIAVESREDRAARIAENAAALGTPGVRVVPGRAPGVLAGLEAPDAVFVGGGVSAPGMLEACRRALRPGGRLVVNAVTLEGEAALVAAHAEYGGEVRRIAISRGRPVGRYVGWKALAPVTQWVLHVRDAGGARTTSDLGGMTPPPWRQQ
- a CDS encoding MFS transporter: MSSVSESGNPGTPPTERRSVVRIVAASMLGTTVEWYDFFLYGVAAAVVFPAVFFPAADPVAGTLLSFGTFAIGFIARPLGGLVFGHYGDKIGRKKLLVLSLLMMGISTFLIGVLPSYATAGVLAPTLLILLRLIQGFALGGEWGGAVLIVSEHGDARNRGFWASWPQAGAPAGQLLANGLLAALAVFQSEEAFLAWGWRIPFLLSAVLVLIGLYVRLSVEESPIFQAARAKAEAAAEGAPPAPPILEVIRRYPREVLVAMGARFAENVSYYLFTIVISTYMKQQYGLPSSFVLNAVLIGAAVHIVTIPLWGAVSDRIGRRPTYVIGAVGVGVWGFAFFGLLDTQSFGLTALAVVIGLVFHGAMYGPQAAFLSELFGTRVRYSGVSIGYQLASVAAGGLAPIIAVALLGATGSGQSIAAYLAVCSVITLVAVFSYSETRDRDLGADDGVVTGASGATGDGSEPTRPAVGT
- a CDS encoding oxidoreductase; amino-acid sequence: MAPWTSADIPDQTGRTFVVTGANSGLGLVAATELVAHGAHVVLAVRNTDKGEQAAARIAADGGPGTTAVEELDLSDLASVRKFAARLDGPVDVLINNAGLMAVPFQRTVDGFEMQFGTNVLGHVALTGLLLDRLTDRVVTLSSLAHRLGSIRLDDLNWERRRYQRWLAYGQSKLADLMVAYELERRFVAAGSSLRSMAAHPGYSATNLQSRTESFQDTVMGVLNRIVAQGPEMGALPELYAATVPDLPGGVYIGPDGPAESWGHPIPVGSTAASHDRDVQKALLLACEELTGVTVAVS
- a CDS encoding LLM class flavin-dependent oxidoreductase; its protein translation is MSRLRFGTFLAPFHRAGENPTLALQRDLELIEHLDRLGVDEAWIGEHHSAGSEIIASPEIFIAAAAERTKRIKLGTGVTSAAYHNPLWVADRMVLLDHLTRGRTMLGVGPGSLPSDSSMIGLNPTETRELLDVNLDIIMRLLAGETVTAQTKTHNLVEARLQLRPYTEPCFDIVVAAVASPTGPRMAGRHGVGLLNIGATMTQDGFDALAHHWNVVKERAEHYGQPEPDRDKWRLVGLMHIAETKEQAYRDVEYGIENWFRYFQKTAAFPQMAVEGGDVKEMIDFINEAGIGAIGTPDDARAQVQRLADQSGGFGAMLLLGHEWANPEATKRSWELLAQNVMPHFQGTTWGGVSHAESTQQAKERAGLRRDEYAATQLSAVDHMTQKYADEVASKN
- a CDS encoding hotdog domain-containing protein is translated as MSDGAERGDDASGNPTPLAVLRRLVAEESPLAPIHAATHARLTRVERGCCEARMPTTIGDGLLESLLILADFVLGVSYSSSLRAGDRIVTVRLGVQLIGRPLPGDDLVATGTLDDASRGVGLSSATITDRDGVTIARCVGRNAVLTDGLAEQYGRTAPQWAKRASGWRLLMPHRGEDPTRDGTTMIAHPDMATRNSAGVVQGGALAGLAARGLSHALDTIPDDFAISFVRPVRPGDHPVMCRVVVEHGGRRMRVGRAELVDDRGRLLATANGTSFRH
- a CDS encoding helix-turn-helix domain-containing protein; translation: MPRASGVLPCTVLVDALRLLAADGPAADLERAAASLAGSDPETAALVLRVRATIEAGRRREAELAALVDTARDLAGESDPGLVLDAIVRRARALLGTDVAYLTLYDAGRGDTFMRATAGSVSAAFQGLRLPVGAGLGGLVAQSRHAHWTTRYPADPRYRHTDEIDAAVSEEGIVAICGTPLLVGEEFVGVLFAANRSARPFTPDDVALLGSLAALAAVSLTQTRAAAETATALAGLRAAHADLARAADAHDRFAALVLGGGDVTDLAAALADLLDGWVRVVDDGGAPIATAGPVPDDLDVAACVHAAAADPGRLVAVAGAEAVTVVAAHQQLATLVVAPPAPGAASQGPRSRIVERAATVSALVLLFRAQASESEQRHRGEALLELLGGDTPSAALRDRVRALGVEIRRPHRVLVARCAEHERARLAVDAAHAVGRSGLVAERPDAVVVLLPDDEAGRLAEDLARPASDGSAPVTVGVSEPVLPAEGLVGAAADARRAAEALVALGREGRAGSVAELGFAALLLSRSPDVGGYVESVLGPLLEHDRRRGTDLVGTLAAWFAAGRSPTRAASTLHVHVNTVTQRLDRVRAVLGEDWQDPERTLELHLALRLRGLAR
- a CDS encoding VC0807 family protein, whose product is MAVLDIAAPIVVYDVATGAGVGEVPALLLGAIGPVLSSVLSVVFRRRLDEFSVFILTVIVIGALTSLLFDDPRLLLLKESALTGLIGLVFLGSLLARRPVMFYFGRRFATNGDPGRLAWWEGLWRYEGFRRTQRGMTAMWGLGLLGEAVVRGVLTFLLPVATMVVVNAVVPAVVIGGLVVATTVWGRRSARAGAARAAAAEGADPISA
- a CDS encoding cobalt-precorrin-6A reductase, whose product is MLVLGGTAEARALADVLTARGHPVTTSLAGRTRDPRLPAGEIRSGGFGGAAGLATALEHTDLLVDATHPFAARMTDHAAQAAAATGTPWVVLRRPGWTEQPGDRWHRVPTTGAASGELGHAQSVFLAIGRQGVHHFVHLDHVRLVRAIEPPDVLPPHAHLILRRGPFALEDERALLAEHRIDTIVAKDSGGATEAKLIAAREAGLVVVLVDRPAPPGGAVVVEDVDSAVEWVESTPIH